One segment of Paenibacillus sp. FSL R7-0337 DNA contains the following:
- a CDS encoding helix-turn-helix domain-containing protein, translated as MRTTIKRLVRYKAFQKLTISYFLLVLLTVSLLSSVLFSLFSRSTIKEIERNSRAMLSQITYASDVVYNQVMTIGNTLLIQPEILTFLDETVEDKVSNYHIFQQIEQIANLNPYIHSIGIHRPSTGTTIDTAGLPFDASLTALSAKQYMEFNPRSLKVASRNSGRPLQFLTFLLYPNFAYQTTGSPLIYINVEEQSILATIRKIGKADAANNVFVINNEGKVLSHTDSNLFLDDLSGEEYVRTILIENQPENSFTTTIANKKSLVTYVKSEELDWYFVSVSPYSELISNIDQLRGITLLVTAGIVLAGLLSSILLTSNMNKPLSALLEKVMPAPATPASGLALIDEYKMVNEVFQSYHEREKSMQFVISHSSRTVREHYLHALLRGHSLENSVSSEIIKEIGEEVAGPFFGVLVFKINELEPAGERMEGKQQALLRFALGNIAKELLEHIGPCDVLIMGGNEAAAILQYTKNQLPEELKSALRDVQSFLNRYFKVTVSIGIGDIAFGKGNIPSSYTSAQQYVKYRLIYGKEAILDAAATRHHVLTALSYPGACEKKLIDAVQQGKPEPIISATQEFIDTISGGSVHQIITFSTQLMLSLLKHFDYLQHVPDSNFNDYLQAVTEIEGAEDLAEIRNLFGRYCSTICKLIEDKNHWMNAKKHNSLIEKVQNYVHEHYAEPNISLDLVSKIAGLSPSYLGKLFKGATGQSFSEYLNNTRLDKARELLAATPDTAAKISEAVGIYNITYFSTLFKKKYGLTPSAFREQEAMKGAAGDEE; from the coding sequence ATGCGGACAACCATCAAGCGGCTTGTTCGATACAAGGCCTTTCAAAAACTCACAATCTCATATTTCCTTCTCGTTCTGCTAACTGTAAGCCTGCTCTCCAGTGTACTCTTCTCCTTGTTCTCCAGAAGCACCATCAAGGAGATCGAACGCAATTCCCGGGCGATGTTATCCCAGATTACTTACGCCTCCGATGTCGTCTATAACCAGGTCATGACGATCGGAAATACACTGCTGATTCAACCGGAGATCCTTACCTTTCTGGATGAGACGGTGGAGGACAAGGTAAGCAATTATCATATTTTTCAGCAGATCGAACAAATTGCCAATTTGAACCCTTATATCCATAGTATCGGAATCCACCGGCCTTCTACAGGAACAACAATCGATACAGCCGGGCTTCCGTTCGACGCATCGCTCACTGCGCTCAGCGCGAAGCAGTACATGGAATTCAATCCGCGCAGCCTGAAGGTTGCAAGTCGTAATAGCGGCAGACCCTTACAGTTCCTGACCTTCTTGCTGTACCCGAATTTCGCATACCAGACCACAGGTAGTCCGCTGATCTATATCAATGTGGAGGAGCAGTCGATTCTGGCGACCATCCGCAAGATCGGCAAAGCGGACGCCGCTAATAATGTCTTCGTGATTAATAATGAAGGTAAAGTGCTGTCTCACACCGATTCCAATCTGTTCCTGGATGATCTATCCGGGGAGGAGTATGTGCGGACGATATTAATTGAGAACCAACCGGAGAACAGCTTCACCACGACGATCGCAAACAAAAAGAGTCTGGTCACTTATGTGAAATCAGAGGAACTGGACTGGTATTTTGTAAGCGTTTCACCGTATTCGGAGCTTATTTCTAATATTGATCAGCTCCGGGGAATTACGCTGCTGGTGACCGCCGGAATTGTACTCGCAGGCCTGTTGAGCTCTATCCTGTTGACCTCGAACATGAATAAGCCCTTATCGGCGCTGCTGGAAAAAGTTATGCCTGCCCCGGCTACACCCGCATCCGGCCTGGCACTTATAGATGAGTATAAGATGGTGAACGAAGTGTTCCAATCCTATCATGAACGTGAGAAATCGATGCAGTTCGTCATCAGCCATTCTTCCCGGACGGTTCGTGAGCATTATCTTCATGCCTTGCTGCGTGGTCATTCTCTGGAGAATTCGGTCTCAAGCGAAATTATTAAGGAGATCGGCGAGGAGGTTGCGGGGCCGTTCTTTGGCGTGCTGGTGTTCAAGATTAATGAGCTTGAGCCTGCAGGAGAGAGGATGGAAGGGAAACAGCAGGCCTTGCTACGCTTCGCGCTTGGGAATATCGCCAAAGAGCTGCTGGAGCATATCGGCCCCTGTGATGTTCTCATTATGGGAGGAAACGAAGCGGCCGCCATCCTTCAATACACGAAAAATCAGCTCCCGGAGGAGCTGAAGTCTGCCTTGCGTGATGTTCAAAGCTTCCTGAACCGTTACTTCAAGGTGACAGTATCTATTGGTATAGGAGATATAGCCTTTGGCAAGGGAAATATTCCGTCCTCGTATACTTCCGCGCAGCAGTATGTGAAATACCGCTTAATCTATGGAAAGGAAGCGATTCTGGATGCAGCGGCGACAAGGCACCATGTGTTGACGGCCTTAAGCTATCCCGGCGCCTGCGAGAAGAAGCTGATTGATGCCGTGCAGCAGGGCAAGCCGGAGCCTATTATTAGCGCCACCCAAGAATTTATCGATACCATATCCGGCGGTTCGGTTCATCAGATCATTACCTTTAGCACTCAGCTCATGTTGTCTTTGCTGAAACATTTTGATTATTTACAGCATGTGCCGGATTCTAACTTCAATGATTACCTGCAGGCGGTAACCGAGATTGAAGGTGCTGAGGATTTGGCGGAGATCCGCAACCTGTTTGGCCGCTATTGCTCCACGATCTGCAAGTTAATTGAAGACAAAAATCACTGGATGAATGCTAAGAAGCATAATAGTCTCATTGAAAAAGTACAGAATTATGTCCATGAACATTATGCCGAGCCTAATATTTCCCTCGATCTGGTGTCCAAAATCGCCGGACTGTCACCCAGCTATCTGGGCAAGCTGTTCAAAGGAGCAACCGGGCAATCCTTCAGTGAATACCTGAACAACACCCGGCTGGACAAAGCCAGGGAGTTACTTGCTGCTACACCTGACACGGCGGCCAAGATCAGTGAAGCGGTCGGGATCTACAACATCACTTACTTCTCCACCCTGTTCAAGAAAAAGTACGGACTGACACCCTCGGCCTTCCGTGAGCAGGAGGCGATGAAAGGCGCCGCAGGTGATGAGGAGTGA
- a CDS encoding ABC transporter permease subunit, protein MKKKRRPGLSILSDIRRNGTSYLLVLPAMAYTFIFGYMTYPYLVIAFQRFNYTKGIFHSEWVGFKNFEFFFRSNKALTVTFNTIYLNLLFIIFGTLMALAISLVLNELRKKLFVKISQSLMLFPNFISWIVISYVLYALFSMDMGVINRILNQFGMDSVNWYTDAQSWPAILTIMHVWKGAGMSAIIYLATITGIDETLYEAAEIDGANRLQMCFRITLPLMMPTVIILTMLSVGKIMYGDFGMIYALIGDNGTLYSTTDIIDTYVFRSLRQIGDPSEAMAVGLFQSVIGFILVFGTNAITRKYFKDGALY, encoded by the coding sequence TTGAAGAAAAAACGGCGGCCAGGATTGAGCATACTGTCTGACATCCGCAGGAATGGCACATCCTATTTGTTAGTTTTGCCGGCCATGGCATACACATTTATTTTCGGGTATATGACCTATCCTTATCTGGTCATTGCTTTCCAGCGCTTCAATTATACAAAGGGAATCTTCCATAGCGAATGGGTGGGGTTCAAAAACTTTGAGTTTTTCTTCCGTTCCAATAAAGCGCTTACAGTTACCTTTAATACCATTTACCTTAATTTACTGTTTATTATTTTTGGTACCCTGATGGCGCTGGCTATTTCATTGGTGCTGAACGAGCTGCGCAAGAAGCTATTTGTGAAGATCAGCCAGTCGCTGATGTTATTCCCGAATTTCATCTCATGGATCGTCATCAGCTATGTGCTGTATGCGCTTTTCTCCATGGATATGGGCGTGATTAATAGAATCCTGAACCAATTCGGAATGGACTCCGTGAACTGGTATACCGATGCCCAGTCCTGGCCGGCGATTCTGACCATCATGCATGTGTGGAAAGGCGCCGGTATGAGCGCTATCATCTACTTGGCAACCATTACCGGCATTGACGAGACGTTGTATGAAGCCGCAGAGATTGACGGGGCGAACCGCCTGCAAATGTGTTTTAGGATAACACTTCCGCTAATGATGCCAACGGTTATTATCCTGACCATGCTCTCAGTCGGCAAAATTATGTATGGCGATTTCGGGATGATCTATGCACTCATCGGGGACAACGGCACACTGTATTCGACCACGGATATTATTGATACGTATGTATTCCGTTCCTTGCGCCAGATCGGCGACCCTTCCGAAGCCATGGCCGTAGGACTGTTCCAGTCCGTTATCGGATTCATCCTTGTCTTTGGTACCAATGCCATTACCCGCAAGTACTTTAAAGACGGCGCATTATATTAA
- a CDS encoding carbohydrate ABC transporter permease yields MKKFSISKTVMYTLTAVYSALCLLPMLLVLMISFTDEDAILKNGYSLFPEKFSLYAYKLIFTSGSQVIQSYGISIFVTLVGTTLALLITSMAGYTLANKNVRHRNLLALYFFITMIFSAGIVPWYLMNRALGLTDNILALIIPSLLFSPFNLFLVRNFMNGIPDSLRESATIDGASDIVIAFKIYLPLCKPVLATIALFYGLDYWNNWWNAIMLIDTKDLYPLQFMLLQMQSEISMLNDMAMLAGTSDVTLPSESVKMATAIVTIGPIIFLYPYLQKYFVKGLVIGSVKG; encoded by the coding sequence ATGAAAAAGTTCTCAATCAGCAAGACGGTCATGTACACACTGACTGCGGTCTATTCGGCGCTGTGCCTGCTTCCGATGCTGCTTGTGCTGATGATCTCGTTCACGGATGAGGATGCCATTCTTAAGAACGGCTATAGCCTGTTTCCGGAGAAATTCTCTCTGTATGCCTATAAGCTGATCTTCACGAGCGGCTCCCAGGTCATTCAGAGCTATGGCATTTCGATCTTTGTCACTCTCGTCGGTACCACGCTGGCCCTGCTGATTACTTCTATGGCAGGCTACACCCTGGCGAACAAAAATGTGAGGCACCGCAATCTGCTGGCCCTGTACTTTTTTATCACCATGATTTTCTCCGCCGGCATTGTGCCCTGGTATCTGATGAACCGAGCGCTCGGCTTAACCGATAATATTCTCGCTCTGATTATTCCGTCCCTGCTGTTCAGCCCGTTCAACCTCTTCCTGGTGCGTAATTTCATGAACGGCATTCCTGACTCGCTGCGGGAATCCGCCACCATAGACGGGGCCAGTGATATTGTCATTGCTTTCAAGATCTATCTTCCGTTATGTAAACCGGTACTGGCGACCATCGCCCTCTTCTATGGACTGGATTATTGGAACAATTGGTGGAATGCGATCATGCTGATCGACACGAAAGACTTGTACCCGCTGCAATTTATGCTTCTGCAGATGCAATCGGAGATCAGTATGCTGAACGATATGGCCATGCTGGCCGGCACAAGCGACGTTACGCTTCCTTCGGAGTCGGTCAAGATGGCGACAGCCATCGTAACCATCGGGCCGATCATCTTCCTCTATCCTTACTTACAGAAGTACTTCGTGAAAGGGCTCGTGATCGGTTCAGTCAAAGGCTGA